Proteins from a single region of Paenibacillus sp. BIHB 4019:
- a CDS encoding OsmC family protein produces the protein MKHPFYLKAVWNGGRNSEGHIDAGGLKTIISIPQEMGGPGTGTNPDEMLLGAAATCYLITLAAMLERSDLTPQELTLESEAIVDVTNNVFTYERIIHKPRIVLKADASEAERAKAERLAHRAEESCMISRAVAGNVSIETLPTIVITGINAV, from the coding sequence ATGAAACACCCTTTTTATCTGAAAGCGGTATGGAATGGCGGGCGTAACAGTGAAGGACATATCGATGCCGGCGGATTAAAAACGATTATTTCCATTCCGCAAGAGATGGGAGGGCCAGGAACAGGCACCAACCCTGACGAAATGCTTCTGGGGGCAGCAGCGACCTGTTATCTGATTACCTTAGCAGCAATGCTTGAGCGTTCGGATCTTACACCGCAGGAGCTGACTCTGGAGTCTGAAGCGATTGTAGATGTAACGAATAATGTGTTTACGTACGAACGGATCATACACAAACCGCGAATTGTGCTCAAAGCGGATGCATCAGAGGCTGAGCGGGCGAAAGCCGAGCGTCTGGCACATCGGGCAGAAGAGTCCTGTATGATCTCCAGAGCTGTTGCAGGCAATGTCTCTATAGAGACATTGCCTACTATTGTAATAACAGGGATTAATGCGGTGTAA
- a CDS encoding Rrf2 family transcriptional regulator produces MSYSTALSQGIAILLYIHTIAEENCSNFLSTKVISEQLNIPVPTTVKVIRNLNNARLTLAKEGAKGGILLARPLAEITLLDVFLAVEPGKALFKLHTDTTLQGKDVDAVKQKIASSLQTVEVSMHNHLKEVRLTDFLN; encoded by the coding sequence ATGTCATACTCAACAGCTCTATCGCAAGGAATTGCGATATTGCTCTATATTCACACCATTGCGGAGGAGAATTGCTCTAATTTTTTGTCCACCAAAGTGATTTCAGAGCAATTAAATATTCCGGTTCCGACAACGGTTAAGGTTATCAGAAATTTGAACAATGCTAGGCTTACGCTTGCTAAAGAAGGAGCGAAGGGAGGCATACTGCTGGCAAGGCCGCTAGCAGAAATTACGTTATTGGATGTTTTTCTGGCAGTCGAGCCTGGCAAAGCGCTATTCAAGCTCCATACCGATACCACACTGCAAGGAAAAGATGTCGACGCAGTCAAACAAAAGATAGCCTCCAGTCTACAAACCGTTGAGGTGTCTATGCACAATCATTTGAAAGAAGTGAGGTTAACCGACTTTTTGAACTAA
- a CDS encoding aldo/keto reductase: MIFENRAVKASNGVEIPQLGFGVYKITKEREFEMAISEAIRIGYRHFDTAKIYGNEQALGREIQKSGLPREDFFITSKVWNTDLGFEATRKAFAQTCKKLMVEYLDMYLIHFAAPNYLEAWRAMEELYSEGSIKVIGVANFEIQHLEHLMKHAKIPPMINQIETHPEFAQNDLHHYLHEHQILHEAWGPLGQGNRALLEHPLLKKMADQHHKTVAQVILRWHLERGIIVIPKSSSSKRMKENSEIFDFELTSDDMEQIKQLNIGKRYSINPTGYIIHPIYNKLMKIFMK, translated from the coding sequence ATGATTTTTGAAAATAGAGCAGTAAAAGCGAGCAATGGCGTTGAAATTCCGCAATTGGGGTTTGGGGTATACAAAATAACGAAAGAACGAGAATTTGAAATGGCGATCAGCGAGGCGATTCGAATCGGATATCGGCATTTTGATACTGCTAAAATTTACGGCAATGAGCAAGCTTTAGGAAGAGAGATTCAGAAAAGCGGGCTGCCGCGCGAGGATTTTTTTATCACTTCTAAAGTGTGGAATACGGATCTCGGGTTTGAGGCGACCAGGAAAGCTTTTGCACAAACTTGCAAGAAGCTGATGGTAGAATACCTGGACATGTACTTGATCCATTTTGCCGCACCAAATTATTTGGAAGCGTGGCGAGCGATGGAAGAGCTGTATTCCGAAGGTAGTATCAAAGTAATTGGCGTTGCAAATTTTGAGATTCAGCATCTGGAGCATTTAATGAAGCATGCTAAAATCCCGCCGATGATCAATCAGATCGAGACGCATCCCGAGTTTGCGCAAAATGATCTGCATCATTATCTCCATGAACATCAGATTTTGCATGAGGCATGGGGGCCGCTAGGGCAAGGGAATAGAGCGTTATTGGAGCACCCGCTATTGAAAAAAATGGCTGATCAGCATCATAAAACAGTGGCGCAGGTCATTTTGCGTTGGCACTTGGAACGAGGCATCATCGTCATTCCAAAATCATCGAGCTCTAAAAGAATGAAAGAAAATAGCGAGATATTTGATTTTGAGCTTACAAGTGATGATATGGAACAGATCAAACAGCTGAATATAGGTAAAAGATATTCGATTAATCCTACCGGTTATATCATTCATCCAATCTATAATAAATTAATGAAGATTTTTATGAAATAA
- a CDS encoding AraC family transcriptional regulator, translating to MKQQEEYKVWNYVHIELSDIRLHTLGAGESSIGYRLPASAFIFLYKGKATIRMDGLIHPVEHFHCLHGCKGMRLDIEAAEYLEYYMVLYRGEFPLRRRHFLDKGGIPPFQQIFAFAPAQPIGLYQLLQRMEAAWNQSTEKEKFLAKTLFLPFILEMLQQKQQLGIDSLPTEIVKQAAQYMREHVDEPLTLELLGKRFGYNPQYLARRFKELTMHSPIDYLIGLRIEKACHMLQNTDASIGDIAQSVGYEDVFYFNRIFKKNVGLSPSHFKKKLSDKEGVRFNPYKKWGLSMSESTASCYSDNDNCYHYKEKGESYMYRTSRKNMMAALLICMALLITACGGGNTNLQSSSETAAAGSNSAALTQKATPITDTKIVNTAFGEVEVSKKPERIVAIQYLSSLLAVKANPIASTTRIMDNPYFSGLTDNIEIVGSSGSDVSFEKLLDLNPDLIVVMTSEEEEYKKYSKIAPTIAIPYGKFTSIEEEVKFFGDLLGRDEEASSWIADYNARIAAASAKVQAVIPAEASFSIMQETDKTLTIYGSEFGRGGKVIYENLGRISPPSYDEAVKEEKYKDISMEVLEQYAGDYIILTTEKSLEELREDPIWGRLEAVKNGRLYAWPNIRSYFIDPLSILMQTEELADWLTNTTQNK from the coding sequence ATGAAGCAGCAAGAAGAATACAAGGTTTGGAATTACGTACATATTGAGCTGTCTGACATCCGTCTGCATACGCTTGGTGCGGGAGAGTCCAGCATCGGTTACCGTTTGCCTGCAAGTGCTTTTATATTTCTGTATAAAGGCAAAGCGACGATACGGATGGATGGACTCATTCATCCTGTTGAACATTTTCATTGTCTGCATGGCTGCAAGGGAATGCGGCTGGATATTGAAGCAGCGGAATATTTGGAATACTATATGGTGCTTTATCGTGGCGAGTTTCCGCTGCGCCGAAGGCATTTTCTGGACAAGGGAGGAATCCCGCCGTTTCAGCAAATATTTGCTTTTGCTCCCGCGCAGCCTATAGGGCTTTATCAGCTTCTACAGCGAATGGAGGCTGCATGGAATCAATCGACGGAGAAAGAAAAATTTTTAGCGAAAACTCTCTTCTTGCCATTTATTCTGGAAATGCTTCAGCAAAAGCAGCAGTTAGGAATAGACTCCCTTCCTACAGAGATTGTTAAGCAAGCAGCACAGTATATGCGTGAGCATGTGGATGAGCCATTGACGCTGGAGCTGCTAGGGAAGAGGTTTGGCTACAACCCTCAATATTTGGCCCGCAGATTTAAGGAATTGACGATGCACAGTCCAATTGATTATCTAATAGGGCTTCGTATTGAAAAAGCGTGTCATATGCTCCAAAATACAGATGCTTCGATTGGTGACATTGCCCAAAGTGTAGGTTATGAGGATGTGTTTTATTTCAACCGCATTTTCAAAAAGAACGTTGGCCTTTCTCCCAGCCATTTCAAAAAAAAGCTGTCGGATAAGGAGGGTGTTCGGTTTAATCCATATAAAAAGTGGGGATTGTCCATGTCAGAGTCCACCGCCTCATGCTATAGTGATAATGATAATTGTTATCACTATAAAGAAAAGGGAGAGTCTTACATGTACCGAACATCCAGAAAAAATATGATGGCAGCACTTCTTATCTGTATGGCCTTATTGATTACAGCTTGCGGAGGGGGAAATACGAATTTGCAGTCCTCATCGGAAACCGCCGCTGCTGGCTCTAATTCTGCGGCACTAACTCAGAAAGCGACGCCAATAACAGACACCAAGATCGTAAATACCGCCTTCGGCGAAGTGGAAGTTTCCAAAAAGCCCGAACGCATTGTAGCGATTCAATATTTGAGCAGTCTTCTAGCCGTAAAGGCTAATCCAATCGCCTCTACGACACGCATTATGGATAATCCATATTTCAGCGGTTTAACGGACAATATTGAGATTGTCGGTTCTTCCGGCAGTGATGTTTCGTTTGAAAAGCTGCTCGATCTTAATCCTGATTTGATTGTCGTCATGACCTCGGAGGAGGAAGAATATAAAAAGTACAGTAAAATTGCTCCAACGATTGCTATTCCCTACGGGAAATTCACATCCATTGAGGAGGAAGTGAAGTTCTTTGGAGATCTGCTTGGACGGGACGAGGAGGCTTCTTCATGGATAGCCGATTATAATGCGCGAATCGCGGCTGCGAGTGCCAAGGTCCAAGCAGTTATACCTGCAGAGGCATCCTTTAGTATTATGCAGGAGACAGACAAAACATTAACTATATATGGCAGTGAGTTTGGCCGTGGCGGAAAAGTTATATATGAGAATCTAGGACGGATATCGCCCCCATCCTATGATGAAGCAGTTAAGGAAGAGAAATACAAGGATATCTCCATGGAAGTATTGGAGCAATATGCTGGAGATTATATTATTCTGACTACCGAGAAATCATTGGAGGAGCTTCGCGAGGATCCAATCTGGGGACGGCTGGAAGCAGTCAAAAATGGGAGGCTATATGCCTGGCCTAACATTCGCTCTTATTTTATTGACCCGCTGTCGATATTGATGCAGACGGAAGAATTGGCTGATTGGCTGACAAATACAACCCAGAACAAATGA
- a CDS encoding GNAT family N-acetyltransferase, with protein MRIIAATDSHYEYIRKHDHHILENLILTKIRGNEIYILQNEEYRSVGWMRHSYFWDNTPFLNMIWIDDIYRSKGLGKKAVLFWEDEMKKLGFNLVMTSTLANEEAQHFYRKLGYRDSGCLILEDEPLEIILTKRLGI; from the coding sequence ATGAGGATTATTGCTGCCACTGATTCGCACTACGAATATATTAGAAAACATGACCATCACATCTTAGAAAATTTAATCTTAACGAAGATTAGAGGGAATGAGATCTATATTTTGCAGAATGAAGAATATCGTAGCGTTGGGTGGATGCGTCACAGTTATTTTTGGGACAACACGCCTTTTTTGAATATGATTTGGATCGATGATATCTATCGAAGTAAAGGATTAGGGAAGAAAGCCGTCCTTTTTTGGGAGGATGAAATGAAGAAGCTCGGTTTTAACTTGGTTATGACTTCTACACTAGCAAATGAAGAGGCACAGCATTTTTATAGAAAATTAGGTTATCGAGATTCAGGGTGCTTAATCCTTGAAGATGAGCCTCTGGAAATCATACTTACTAAAAGGCTTGGCATATAA
- a CDS encoding GNAT family N-acetyltransferase, with product MEIRIIEKEQAWQLRHQVMWPDKDFDFIKLKEDGEGTHYGLFEEEELVSVVSIFIHGVQAQFRKFATLSRHQNKGYGSKLLNYVLSETERLGVKRIYCNARMDKAMFYEKFGLSKTDATFSKSGKDYIVMERHIKGEMNMSQDELFKI from the coding sequence TTGGAAATTAGAATCATTGAGAAGGAGCAAGCTTGGCAATTGCGTCATCAGGTCATGTGGCCGGACAAGGACTTTGATTTTATAAAGCTTAAAGAGGATGGCGAGGGCACTCACTATGGACTTTTTGAAGAGGAAGAACTGGTCTCAGTGGTGTCCATCTTTATTCATGGCGTTCAAGCTCAGTTTAGAAAATTTGCTACTCTGTCCCGTCATCAAAATAAGGGCTATGGAAGCAAACTTCTGAATTACGTACTCAGCGAAACAGAGCGCCTAGGCGTTAAGCGGATATATTGCAATGCAAGAATGGATAAAGCAATGTTTTATGAGAAATTCGGGCTTTCAAAAACGGACGCCACCTTCAGTAAAAGCGGCAAAGATTATATTGTGATGGAACGCCACATAAAAGGAGAAATGAATATGAGTCAAGACGAGCTTTTTAAAATATAG
- a CDS encoding nucleoside deaminase produces the protein MREAIKLSKLAVEHGNEPFGAILVKDGEIVFTNENQIYSATDPTFHAEAGLLRRFCEETHITDLHEYTLYSSCEPCYMCSGAMVWTNVGRLVYSASNMELCSILGEQGSPCSQIVFENSHHKPDITAGILREESLSILAAYFSHNTKG, from the coding sequence GTGAGAGAAGCAATTAAGCTTTCTAAGCTTGCGGTTGAACACGGAAACGAACCTTTTGGAGCCATACTCGTTAAAGACGGGGAAATTGTATTTACAAATGAAAATCAAATTTATTCGGCAACCGACCCAACTTTCCATGCAGAGGCTGGGCTGCTGCGGCGATTTTGCGAAGAAACCCACATTACGGATTTACATGAATACACCTTATATTCGAGCTGTGAGCCTTGTTATATGTGCAGCGGTGCGATGGTTTGGACAAATGTGGGACGGCTGGTTTATAGCGCCAGCAACATGGAGCTGTGCAGTATATTGGGCGAGCAGGGAAGCCCTTGCTCACAAATCGTATTTGAAAATTCTCACCATAAGCCTGATATCACAGCTGGGATATTACGGGAGGAAAGTCTTAGTATATTGGCTGCCTATTTTTCGCACAACACTAAGGGCTGA
- a CDS encoding response regulator transcription factor — protein sequence MQTIMIVEDEPAISRVLAAYIRKAGFASIIFDRGKEAVEKLAVLQPALILLDVMLPEMDGWEVLWEVRRRSVCPVIMLTAKGEIADRLTGLNSGADDYITKPFEPQEVVARIQAVLRRGTHALIAGNQIQYGSLKINVNDRSVYLNEVCLSITPKDFALLHFLMEHPNQIFNREQMIEQVWGIGYDGSDRAVDHAIKRLRQALLHLPPEEGEIRTLRGTGYQFYTNREN from the coding sequence TTGCAAACGATTATGATCGTCGAAGACGAGCCGGCTATTTCCCGCGTTTTGGCGGCGTATATACGAAAGGCAGGCTTTGCGAGCATTATTTTTGACCGAGGGAAAGAGGCGGTGGAGAAGCTGGCCGTGCTTCAACCCGCGCTTATTTTGCTTGATGTCATGCTGCCGGAAATGGACGGCTGGGAGGTGCTGTGGGAAGTACGGCGGCGCAGCGTCTGTCCGGTCATTATGCTCACAGCTAAAGGGGAGATTGCTGACCGCCTGACAGGGCTTAACAGCGGCGCGGATGATTACATTACCAAGCCGTTCGAGCCGCAGGAGGTAGTAGCACGGATTCAAGCTGTATTGCGCAGAGGTACGCATGCATTAATTGCGGGAAATCAGATCCAGTACGGCAGTCTGAAAATCAATGTAAATGACAGAAGCGTTTATTTGAATGAAGTATGCCTATCGATAACGCCGAAAGACTTTGCACTGCTGCATTTTTTAATGGAGCATCCTAATCAAATTTTTAATCGGGAGCAAATGATCGAGCAGGTATGGGGAATCGGCTATGATGGGAGTGACCGGGCTGTGGATCATGCGATTAAACGCTTGCGACAGGCGCTGCTGCATTTGCCTCCAGAAGAAGGAGAAATTCGTACCTTGCGGGGAACGGGGTACCAGTTTTATACCAATCGTGAAAATTAA
- a CDS encoding ETX/MTX2 family pore-forming toxin, with protein MADVIEYQVIVSKARTSDNKLLVITAAESGEGITILPQVYGNEHQLWEKRKVRAGDDNAYALVNKATGKCIGRKDTTQGSKIYQAPVTEADVNGLMVWRDDNVAGTHNAINSYVDWEQKLNIPGNGPFKSGDSLVTWEWCHGQINELWVFVPDRKKITIKKMEFQMDSKIVINSVPIVAAKQLVTNHSNIQQTQQVTLKFSKSQTYNFKWERGLKVSETLEFKAGLPLVGDTGVKISVEGSRSYSETKTQDESQEVSLQVPVVMPAGATIEVSAILLQGVIDVPYTVTFEVEYPNGKTTETASGKYTGVNTFTVNTEYKTIV; from the coding sequence ATGGCGGATGTAATTGAATATCAGGTAATTGTCTCAAAAGCGAGGACCTCAGATAATAAGCTGCTTGTTATTACAGCGGCTGAGAGTGGGGAAGGCATAACGATATTGCCACAGGTGTACGGAAATGAACATCAATTGTGGGAAAAAAGAAAGGTGCGCGCTGGAGATGACAATGCTTATGCGCTCGTTAACAAAGCGACGGGCAAGTGCATTGGAAGAAAGGACACCACGCAGGGCTCAAAGATTTATCAGGCACCCGTTACAGAAGCGGACGTCAATGGTCTCATGGTATGGCGTGACGACAATGTTGCCGGAACGCACAATGCGATTAACAGCTATGTGGACTGGGAGCAGAAGCTCAATATTCCTGGCAACGGCCCATTTAAAAGCGGCGACTCGCTTGTGACGTGGGAATGGTGCCACGGTCAGATCAATGAATTATGGGTTTTCGTACCCGATCGCAAGAAGATTACAATCAAGAAAATGGAATTTCAAATGGACAGCAAAATTGTGATCAATAGTGTACCAATCGTAGCAGCCAAACAGCTTGTGACCAACCATTCGAATATCCAGCAAACGCAGCAAGTTACATTGAAATTTTCCAAAAGCCAAACGTACAATTTCAAATGGGAGAGAGGGCTGAAGGTATCGGAAACGCTTGAGTTTAAAGCAGGGCTGCCGCTCGTAGGTGATACGGGTGTGAAAATTTCCGTAGAGGGCTCGCGCAGCTATTCGGAAACCAAGACACAAGACGAGTCCCAGGAGGTTTCGCTGCAGGTTCCAGTCGTTATGCCAGCAGGTGCAACTATCGAGGTTTCCGCTATTTTATTGCAGGGCGTTATCGATGTGCCTTATACGGTGACGTTTGAAGTGGAGTACCCGAATGGGAAAACAACCGAAACGGCTTCAGGCAAATATACCGGCGTGAACACGTTTACCGTTAATACCGAGTATAAAACGATCGTATAG
- a CDS encoding GNAT family N-acetyltransferase, whose translation MANIKIINSSVNDDIYAVQAGPEDEDAVRELILATARWLNSMGSIQWGGLLQGEDSHDLKGAIARGEVFAFRKEGGVELAGAVILQQEPSEWDRKLWGEAEAGKGNAVFLHRLVVNRQFSGKGLGGDIMAWVERGIQFPGKDRMKLDCIANNEKLNRFYKQCGYTYKGEASGWSIYEKRLPDVKVH comes from the coding sequence ATGGCAAATATCAAAATAATCAATTCGTCCGTTAACGACGACATATATGCTGTTCAAGCTGGTCCCGAGGACGAGGATGCGGTACGCGAGCTGATTTTGGCAACGGCTCGTTGGCTGAACAGCATGGGCTCCATTCAGTGGGGCGGCCTGCTTCAAGGAGAGGATAGCCATGACCTTAAGGGAGCGATTGCTCGTGGCGAGGTTTTTGCATTTCGCAAAGAAGGGGGAGTGGAGCTTGCGGGCGCTGTAATTTTGCAGCAGGAGCCAAGCGAGTGGGATCGTAAGCTTTGGGGCGAAGCGGAGGCTGGCAAGGGAAACGCAGTCTTTTTGCATCGGTTAGTCGTTAATCGCCAGTTTTCCGGCAAAGGACTGGGCGGCGACATAATGGCTTGGGTTGAACGGGGTATCCAATTTCCCGGGAAAGACCGAATGAAGCTGGATTGTATCGCAAACAATGAAAAGCTTAACCGCTTCTATAAGCAATGCGGCTATACCTACAAAGGAGAAGCGAGTGGCTGGAGCATTTATGAAAAGCGGCTTCCTGATGTAAAAGTTCATTGA
- a CDS encoding ATP-binding protein, producing MLTKRKIILVTGLFLCLLISIRLIWIYMTLPPDHPAIVQGQLDLRGYNLADSKAIRLDGEWEFYAHQLRIRGPENAEAAKGQAFIQVPGNWNTALSSQADSAYGYGTYRLRIFIDSVKSQTYGIRLKNIPSASAVYVDGELVAQAGQPAPEKEGYIARNVPYSASFISDKPVIDIAIQVANYDSASSGGILGFISFGTEKAVSKETAVSLHLQIIVVIIYLLHTLYAFILFFIGLRQRGLLFFAGAMFFSALWLLVSDDMLLMVWLPMNNDWSLKIQFVAYMGAAIFMLEFTKRLLTEYRNVRIFRWYTSLGMLFAVYVLLAPASYVVAVAGLLFIYVFLPFLVNPVITLRTAMRSDKDAIALLLGVAAMSNNIIWSVAKDIIGVESSYYPVDLVVSFLGFVAYWFKQYIHTFAQSKQLAEELQQADKQKDDFLANTSHELRNPLHGMLNMTQIVLDRDKQALSDQSVKQLELILTVGRRMSFMLNDLIDLTQLKEQRIRLNRGSQQVQSVAAGVIDMLHYMVEGKPIRLASTIPDAFPHVLADENRLIQILFNLLHNAIKFTSEGHIAIHAVQQGGMAYISIADTGMGMDEETQRTIFEPYEQGDSSMAAAPGGGIGLGLSICKHLVKLHGGTLEVRSQPGQGSVFTFTLPLAERGAASEASNEHDHDHKLLPSVPSAEMLVAAANVTSTAYLGEQSIEHTGDRHLPLPSQAKDRPAILVVDDDTVNLQVLENMLGMRDFDIVSLTSGKEALALLDSRRWDLVITDIMMPHMSGYELTRLIRERYALSELPILQLTARNRAEDIAAGFLSGANDYVTKPSNALELKSRVLALIHVNRSMNERLRMEAAWLQAQIQPHFLLNSLNAIAALSVIDLDKMHVLLLEFSNYLRSSFDFRNSEQLIPLERELDFVRSYLYIEQQRFGNKMQLHWQVEASLKNMLPPLSIQPLVENAVRHGVMKRAAGGSISVQVSESDNQMEIVITDDGVGMDAAVLDKLLDRSSSERQGIGLLNVDRRLKQMYGQGLFIQSVSGQGTTVSFKVRK from the coding sequence ATGCTAACTAAACGAAAAATAATTCTCGTCACCGGCCTGTTCCTCTGTCTGCTCATATCGATCCGTTTAATTTGGATTTATATGACCCTCCCTCCCGATCATCCTGCTATCGTGCAAGGGCAATTGGATTTGCGGGGGTATAACCTGGCAGACTCGAAGGCCATCAGGCTGGATGGCGAATGGGAATTTTATGCTCATCAATTACGAATACGCGGCCCAGAAAATGCGGAAGCAGCCAAAGGGCAGGCGTTCATTCAGGTGCCTGGAAACTGGAATACGGCGTTATCTTCGCAGGCGGATTCGGCGTATGGCTATGGAACGTATCGTCTGCGCATATTCATCGATTCAGTTAAAAGCCAAACGTACGGCATCCGCTTGAAGAACATTCCGTCGGCTTCCGCCGTATATGTGGACGGAGAGCTTGTGGCTCAAGCAGGACAGCCAGCACCAGAGAAGGAAGGCTACATAGCACGCAACGTGCCTTATTCAGCGTCCTTCATATCCGACAAGCCAGTGATCGATATTGCTATTCAAGTCGCGAACTATGATTCAGCGAGCTCGGGAGGCATTCTTGGCTTCATTTCATTTGGCACGGAGAAAGCGGTAAGCAAGGAAACGGCAGTTAGCCTCCATTTGCAAATAATAGTCGTTATTATTTATTTACTGCATACCCTGTATGCTTTTATTTTGTTTTTTATTGGCTTGCGGCAGCGGGGGTTGCTGTTTTTCGCCGGCGCTATGTTCTTCTCTGCACTTTGGCTCCTCGTATCGGATGATATGCTGCTGATGGTCTGGCTGCCAATGAACAATGATTGGAGCTTAAAGATCCAGTTTGTTGCCTATATGGGTGCTGCAATATTTATGCTGGAATTTACGAAGCGCTTATTAACCGAATACCGGAATGTGCGAATTTTTCGCTGGTATACATCGCTCGGCATGTTGTTTGCTGTATATGTGCTGCTTGCGCCAGCCTCTTATGTAGTAGCGGTAGCTGGCTTGCTCTTTATTTATGTTTTTCTTCCCTTCCTCGTCAATCCGGTCATCACCTTGCGAACCGCGATGAGAAGCGATAAGGATGCGATTGCGCTGCTGCTCGGTGTGGCTGCGATGTCGAACAATATCATTTGGAGCGTCGCGAAGGATATAATTGGCGTAGAAAGCTCCTACTACCCTGTCGATCTGGTCGTCTCCTTTCTCGGCTTCGTAGCGTATTGGTTTAAGCAATACATTCATACCTTCGCCCAGTCGAAGCAGTTAGCCGAGGAGCTGCAGCAGGCGGACAAGCAAAAGGATGATTTTCTGGCAAACACGTCCCATGAGCTGCGAAATCCGCTGCACGGCATGCTGAATATGACGCAAATTGTGCTGGATAGAGACAAGCAGGCGCTCAGTGATCAAAGCGTGAAGCAATTGGAGCTTATTTTAACAGTCGGCCGCCGGATGTCATTTATGTTGAATGATCTGATAGACTTGACCCAACTGAAAGAACAGCGTATTCGGCTGAATAGAGGCAGCCAGCAGGTACAGAGCGTCGCTGCCGGCGTAATCGACATGCTCCATTATATGGTGGAAGGCAAGCCTATTCGCCTCGCGAGTACGATTCCAGATGCATTTCCCCATGTCCTTGCGGATGAAAATCGTCTCATTCAAATTTTGTTTAATCTGCTGCACAACGCGATTAAATTTACGAGCGAAGGACATATTGCGATTCATGCCGTTCAGCAGGGGGGAATGGCGTATATCAGCATTGCCGATACAGGCATGGGAATGGATGAGGAGACGCAGCGCACGATTTTTGAACCGTATGAGCAGGGAGATTCGAGCATGGCCGCTGCACCTGGCGGCGGAATTGGGCTTGGACTTAGCATTTGCAAGCATTTGGTCAAGCTGCATGGCGGAACGCTTGAGGTCCGTTCGCAGCCGGGGCAAGGCTCCGTGTTTACTTTTACGCTGCCGCTGGCAGAAAGGGGTGCCGCTTCAGAAGCGAGTAACGAACATGACCATGATCATAAGCTTCTGCCGTCCGTTCCGTCTGCGGAAATGCTCGTTGCCGCGGCCAATGTCACAAGCACAGCCTATCTAGGGGAGCAATCAATAGAGCACACTGGCGATAGGCATCTACCTCTACCATCCCAAGCGAAAGATCGTCCAGCTATATTAGTGGTAGATGATGACACGGTTAATTTGCAGGTGCTCGAAAATATGCTTGGCATGCGAGATTTTGACATTGTGTCGCTCACAAGCGGCAAGGAAGCACTAGCTCTGCTGGATTCGAGAAGGTGGGATTTGGTTATTACCGATATAATGATGCCTCATATGTCGGGATATGAGCTCACGCGCCTCATTCGCGAGCGTTATGCTCTCTCGGAGCTGCCGATTCTTCAGCTAACCGCACGCAATCGGGCGGAGGATATTGCCGCAGGCTTCCTGTCGGGAGCGAACGATTATGTGACGAAGCCGTCCAATGCGCTAGAGCTGAAATCGCGCGTCCTCGCTTTGATCCATGTGAATCGATCGATGAATGAGCGGCTTCGTATGGAAGCGGCCTGGCTGCAGGCGCAAATCCAGCCTCATTTTTTACTTAATTCGTTGAATGCGATTGCGGCTCTGAGCGTGATTGATTTGGACAAAATGCATGTGCTGCTCTTGGAGTTCAGCAACTACTTGCGGTCGAGCTTTGATTTTAGAAATTCAGAGCAGCTGATTCCGCTGGAGCGGGAGCTAGATTTTGTCCGTTCCTATTTATATATTGAGCAGCAGCGCTTCGGCAATAAAATGCAGCTGCATTGGCAGGTGGAAGCCAGTCTGAAAAACATGCTTCCGCCGCTGTCAATCCAGCCGTTAGTAGAAAATGCGGTAAGACATGGCGTTATGAAGCGTGCTGCGGGCGGAAGCATTTCAGTGCAAGTGTCAGAGAGCGACAATCAAATGGAGATCGTGATTACAGACGATGGTGTCGGCATGGATGCGGCGGTATTGGATAAGCTATTGGATAGAAGTTCCAGCGAGCGGCAGGGAATTGGGCTGCTAAACGTGGATCGGCGATTGAAGCAAATGTATGGACAAGGCTTGTTTATTCAAAGTGTATCAGGCCAAGGCACAACAGTGTCTTTTAAGGTGAGGAAGTAA